The Saccopteryx leptura isolate mSacLep1 chromosome 2, mSacLep1_pri_phased_curated, whole genome shotgun sequence genome has a window encoding:
- the KLHL9 gene encoding kelch-like protein 9, whose product MKVSLGNGEMGVSAHLQPSKAGTTRFFTSNTHSSVVLQGFDQLRIEGLLCDVTLVPGDGEEIFPVHRAMMASASDYFKAMFTGGMKEQDLMCIKLHGVNKVGLKKIIDFIYTAKLFLNMDNLQDTLEAASFLQILPVLDFCKVFLISGVSLDNCVEVGRIANTYNLIEVDKYVNNFILKNFPALLSTGEFLKLPFERLAFVLSSNSLKHCTELELFKAACRWLRLEDPRMDYAAKLMKNIRFPLMTPQDLINYVQTVDFMRTDNTCVNLLLEASNYQMMPYMQPVMQSDRTAIRSDSTHLVTLGGVLRQQLVVSKELRMYDERAQEWKSLAPMDAPRYQHGIAVIGNFLYVVGGQSNYDTKGKTAVDTVFRFDPRYNKWMQVASLNEKRTFFHLSALKGHLYAVGGRSAAGELATVECYNPRMNEWSYVAKMSEPHYGHAGTVYGGLMYISGGITHDTFQNELMCFDPDTDRWTQKAPMTTVRGLHCMCTVGDKLYVIGGNHFRGTSDYDDVLSCEYYSPTLDQWTPIAAMLRGQSDVGVAVFENKIYVVGGYSWNNRCMVEIVQKYDPEKDEWHKVFDLPESLGGIRACTLTVFPPEENPGSPSRESPLSAPSDHS is encoded by the coding sequence ATGAAAGTGTCTCTAGGTAACGGAGAAATGGGCGTCTCCGCACATTTACAGCCTAGTAAGGCCGGAACCACCCGATTTTTTACCAGCAATACTCACAGTTCGGTGGTATTGCAAGGCTTTGATCAGCTCAGAATAGAAGGATTGCTTTGTGATGTGACCCTGGTACCAGGTGATGGAGAGGAAATCTTTCCCGTTCACAGAGCTATGATGGCGTCTGCTAGTGATTATTTCAAGGCTATGTTCACAGGTGGAATGAAAGAACAAGACTTAATGTGCATTAAGCTTCATGGAGTGAACAAAGTTGGTCTGAAGAAAATAATTGACTTTATTTACACTGCAAAACTTTTTCTTAATATGGATAATCTTCAGGACACACTTGAAGCTGCCAGCTTTTTACAGATTTTACCTGTTTTGGACTTCTGTAAAGTGTTTCTTATTTCAGGAGTATCTTTGGATAACTGTGTTGAAGTTGGGCGAATAGCTAACACCTATAATCTTATAGAAGTGGATAAATATGTCAATAATTTTATCCTGAAGAATTTTCCTGCATTATTGAGTACTGGGGAGTTTCTCAAACTCCCTTTCGAAAGGCTTGCCTTTGTGCTTTCCAGTAATAGTCTTAAGCACTGTACTGAACTTGAGCTCTTTAAGGCTGCCTGTCGCTGGCTAAGGTTGGAAGACCCTCGGATGGATTATGCTGCAAAATTAATGAAGAATATTCGATTTCCACTAATGACACCACAGGACCTCATCAATTACGTGCAGACAGTAGATTTCATGAGAACGGACAATACCTGTGTGAATTTGCTTTTGGAAGCTAGCAATTACCAAATGATGCCGTATATGCAGCCTGTGATGCAGTCTGATAGAACTGCCATTCGATCTGACTCAACACACCTGGTTACGTTAGGAGGAGTTTTGAGGCAGCAGCTGGTTGTCAGTAAAGAATTGCGGATGTATGATGAAAGGGCACAAGAGTGGAAGTCCTTAGCCCCCATGGATGCTCCTCGTTACCAGCATGGCATTGCTGTCATTGGAAACTTCCTTTATGTAGTTGGTGGTCAAAGTAATTACGATACAAAAGGAAAAACTGCTGTTGATACAGTTTTCAGATTTGATCCTCGGTATAATAAATGGATGCAGGTTGCATCATTAAATGAAAAGCGCACGTTTTTCCACTTGAGTGCCCTCAAAGGACATTTGTATGCTGTTGGGGGACGAAGTGCAGCTGGTGAACTGGCCACGGTGGAATGTTACAATCCAAGAATGAATGAGTGGAGTTATGTTGCAAAAATGAGTGAACCCCACTATGGCCATGCAGGAACAGTATATGGAGGCTTGATGTATATTTCAGGTGGAATTACTCATGACACTTTCCAAAATGAGCTCATGTGTTTTGACCCAGATACAGACAGATGGACACAGAAGGCTCCAATGACAACAGTCAGAGGTCTGCATTGCATGTGTACAGTTGGAGACAAGCTCTATGTCATTGGTGGCAATCACTTCAGAGGAACAAGTGATTATGATGATGTGCTAAGTTGTGAATACTATTCACCAACCCTTGACCAGTGGACACCAATTGCTGCTATGTTAAGAGGCCAAAGTGATGTTGGAGTTgctgtatttgaaaataaaatctatgttGTAGGTGGATATTCTTGGAATAATCGTTGTATGGTAGAGATTGTCCAGAAATATGACCCAGAAAAGGAtgagtggcataaagtttttgaTCTTCCAGAGTCCCTTGGTGGCATTCGAGCTTGTACTCTCACAGTATTTCCACCTGAAGAAAACCCTGGGTCACCGTCTAGAGAATCGCCTCTTTCGGCTCCTTCAGATCATTCCTAG